One stretch of Bombus pascuorum chromosome 14, iyBomPasc1.1, whole genome shotgun sequence DNA includes these proteins:
- the LOC132914331 gene encoding large ribosomal subunit protein uL23m has translation MSTRWYPLYQQGNPQLRIFLPNFWLKLIKPEHNQPKNIVEFHCSMEMTRLDVKNYLEKIYNVHPVHVCTRIALGRTYIPKGHKFVAKEDDMKIAYVTLPKTETFTFPDIVPKEEEDKNERAIHEMEQNFKDFTVKNKTPGFPSWFIM, from the exons ATGTCTACTCGTTG GTACCCCTTGTACCAACAAGGTAATCCACAACttagaatatttcttccaaacttttggttgaagcttataAAACCAGAACATAACCAACCAAAAAATATAGTAGAGTTTCACTGTTCCATGGAGATGACAAGATTGGACGTGaagaattatttagaaaaaatttataacgtaCATCCTGTGCATGTGTGTACTAGGATTGCTCTTGGAAGAACTTATATACCTAAAGGTCATAAATTTGTTGCCAAAGAGGATGACATGAAAATAGCTTATGTTACTCTA CCTAAGACCGAAACATTTACATTTCCGGATATAGTTcctaaagaagaagaagataaaaatgaaagagcaATTCACGAAATGGAACAGAACTTTAAGGACTTTACTGTAAAGAACAAAACACCTGGTTTTCCCAGTTGGttcataatgtaa
- the LOC132914312 gene encoding potassium channel subfamily K member 18-like isoform X1, giving the protein MQSTGDYYQRAPRCCPGRNANANADALRINASVRGAELLCCCCSCSTATSTKTPGLLASLGVCVLVLGYTLLGAFAFMALEGGLKSDSANDLLVPGSKTEGGSYVVPSIEDDTAAMELRARTVERLWSITEDLNVLYKENWTRLAAREVFEFQENLARGLRRTSSQYEPMGSSSRSRDHSMDRRPHRKWTFSGSLLYSLTLITTIGYGSVAPRTVWGRLITIVYALAGIPLMLVYLSTVGDVLSRSFRRLYGRLCRPRNCTRKQQPPPPPPPVGGMMSKTYRYDNHVDSKSGNYYSASRESSCDDLGTRGTSSAILLDCGSEGLLHATTSSTAALQDVTSGNSKRHFHPCSLSLSTNSSPGYVVETNPVRIPISLCLVIMLIYICGGAVMFNRLEGWSLLEGGYFCFTSLGTIGFGDLMPVGRNAASATLEELSLCACSLYILAGMGLIAMCFNLVQEEVVRVVRVFGRTCGMSSGVVVGPIGGTGAGPGLKADLDDGGGTSDSRLSEQEEEAIAMSMVPTS; this is encoded by the exons ATGCAGAGCACAGGCGACTACTATCAGAGGGCGCCGAGATGCTGTCCAGGAAGGAACGCGAACGCAAACGCGGACGCGTTGAGGATCAACGCTTCTGTCCGGGGAGCGGAGTTGTTGTGCTGTTGTTGTAGCTGCAGTACGGCAACTTCTACCAAGACACCGGGATTATTGGCCAGTCTGGGTGTCTGCGTGCTCGTGCTGGGTTACACGTTGTTGGGCGCGTTCGCGTTCATGGCGCTGGAAGGTGGCCTCAAGTCG GATTCAGCGAACGACCTGCTCGTTCCCGGTTCCAAGACCGAAGGAGGATCGTACGTGGTGCCCAGTATCGAGGATGACACTGCGGCCATGGAACTAAGAGCGCGCACCGTTGAAAGGCTCTGGAGTATCACAGAGGACTTGAACGTGTTGTACAAGGAAAACTGGACACGATTAGCAGCCAGGGAAGTGTTCGAGTTTCAGGAGAACTTGGCACGAGGTCTCAGGAGAACTTCCTCGCAGTACGAGCCGATGGGATCATCCTCTCGATCCAGGGACCATTCCATGGACAGAAGACCACATAGAAAATGGACCTTTAGTGGCAGTTTACTGTATTCCCTGACGCTGATCACCACTATTG GATACGGTAGCGTGGCGCCTCGCACAGTCTGGGGTCGTTTAATCACAATAGTGTACGCTCTGGCTGGAATTCCCTTAATGCTGGTCTATTTAAGCACGGTGGGCGATGTTCTCTCAAGGAGCTTCCGTCGTTTATATGGCAGATTGTGCAGGCCTCGAAATTGCACCAGGAAGCAACAaccgccgccaccgccacctCCTGTAGGTGGCATGATGAGCAAAACCTACAGATATGATAACCATGTCGACTCGAAATCTGGAAATTACTATTCAGCTAGCAGAGAAAGCTCCTGCGACGATCTAGGAACCAGAGGCACCAGCAGTGCCATCTTGTTGGACTGTGGAAGCGAGGGACTGCTTCATGCTACCACCAGCTCCACCGCAGCGCTTCAG GACGTAACATCAGGAAACAGTAAACGCCATTTTCACCCGTGCTCGCTGTCCCTGTCGACGAACTCGTCGCCAGGTTACGTAGTGGAAACGAATCCCGTGAGGATACCGATCAGTCTCTGTCTAGTAATCATGCTGATCTACATATGCGGTGGCGCAGTGATGTTCAATCGTCTGGAGGGTTGGAGTCTCTTGGAAGGTGGCTACTTCTGCTTCACCAGCCTCGGAACGATCGGTTTCGGCGACCTGATGCCCGTTGGACGAAATGCCGCGTCCGCCACCCTGGAGGAACTCAGCCTGTGCGCCTGCTCGCTCTACATACTCGCCGGGATGGGCCTGATCGCCATGTGCTTCAACCTCGTCCAGGAGGAGGTGGTACGCGTGGTCAGGGTCTTCGGTAGAACCTGCGGCATGTCGTCGGGGGTGGTGGTCGGACCTATCGGTGGTACAG GTGCCGGTCCTGGGCTCAAGGCCGACCTGGACGACGGAGGAGGCACCAGTGACTCGCGATTGTCcgaacaagaagaagaagcgatCGCCATGTCCATGGTGCCAACCTCCTGA
- the LOC132914333 gene encoding uncharacterized protein LOC132914333, whose translation MSCDLLPEWLNLFLDDVETTLCLPILIIMVLCTVQFIINHAMDIGLTFYQNVMQKSDEDAGEAGKEKGEDLMSRIRGFLCDISCGFNNSDPKPDDYPAASLFRSNSQEEEWDYCEEDDEDK comes from the exons ATGAGCTGCGATTTGTTACCAGAATGGCTGAATCTTTTCTTGGACGACGTAGAAACTACTTTATGTTTACCGATATTGATCATCATGGTTCTTTGTACCgttcaatttataattaatcacGCTATGGACATTGGACTCACcttttatcaaaatgtaaTGCAAAAATCGGATGAAGACGCAGGGGAAGCTGGAAAAGAAAAGGGTGAAGATTTAATGAGCAGGATCAGAG GGTTTTTATGTGATATCTCTTGTGGCTTTAATAATTCTGATCCGAAACCGGATGATTATCCAGCAGCATCGTTGTTTAGGTCAAACTCACAAGAAGAGGAATGGGATTATTGCGAGGAAGACGACGAAGATAAGTGA
- the LOC132914312 gene encoding potassium channel subfamily K member 18-like isoform X2, with protein MQSTGDYYQRAPRCCPGRNANANADALRINASVRGAELLCCCCSCSTATSTKTPGLLASLGVCVLVLGYTLLGAFAFMALEGGLKSDSANDLLVPGSKTEGGSYVVPSIEDDTAAMELRARTVERLWSITEDLNVLYKENWTRLAAREVFEFQENLARGLRRTSSQYEPMGSSSRSRDHSMDRRPHRKWTFSGSLLYSLTLITTIGYGSVAPRTVWGRLITIVYALAGIPLMLVYLSTVGDVLSRSFRRLYGRLCRPRNCTRKQQPPPPPPPVGGMMSKTYRYDNHVDSKSGNYYSASRESSCDDLGTRGTSSAILLDCGSEGLLHATTSSTAALQDVTSGNSKRHFHPCSLSLSTNSSPGYVVETNPVRIPISLCLVIMLIYICGGAVMFNRLEGWSLLEGGYFCFTSLGTIGFGDLMPVGRNAASATLEELSLCACSLYILAGMGLIAMCFNLVQEEVVPVLGSRPTWTTEEAPVTRDCPNKKKKRSPCPWCQPPDSIRPGVPGMGNSWPTRPTLP; from the exons ATGCAGAGCACAGGCGACTACTATCAGAGGGCGCCGAGATGCTGTCCAGGAAGGAACGCGAACGCAAACGCGGACGCGTTGAGGATCAACGCTTCTGTCCGGGGAGCGGAGTTGTTGTGCTGTTGTTGTAGCTGCAGTACGGCAACTTCTACCAAGACACCGGGATTATTGGCCAGTCTGGGTGTCTGCGTGCTCGTGCTGGGTTACACGTTGTTGGGCGCGTTCGCGTTCATGGCGCTGGAAGGTGGCCTCAAGTCG GATTCAGCGAACGACCTGCTCGTTCCCGGTTCCAAGACCGAAGGAGGATCGTACGTGGTGCCCAGTATCGAGGATGACACTGCGGCCATGGAACTAAGAGCGCGCACCGTTGAAAGGCTCTGGAGTATCACAGAGGACTTGAACGTGTTGTACAAGGAAAACTGGACACGATTAGCAGCCAGGGAAGTGTTCGAGTTTCAGGAGAACTTGGCACGAGGTCTCAGGAGAACTTCCTCGCAGTACGAGCCGATGGGATCATCCTCTCGATCCAGGGACCATTCCATGGACAGAAGACCACATAGAAAATGGACCTTTAGTGGCAGTTTACTGTATTCCCTGACGCTGATCACCACTATTG GATACGGTAGCGTGGCGCCTCGCACAGTCTGGGGTCGTTTAATCACAATAGTGTACGCTCTGGCTGGAATTCCCTTAATGCTGGTCTATTTAAGCACGGTGGGCGATGTTCTCTCAAGGAGCTTCCGTCGTTTATATGGCAGATTGTGCAGGCCTCGAAATTGCACCAGGAAGCAACAaccgccgccaccgccacctCCTGTAGGTGGCATGATGAGCAAAACCTACAGATATGATAACCATGTCGACTCGAAATCTGGAAATTACTATTCAGCTAGCAGAGAAAGCTCCTGCGACGATCTAGGAACCAGAGGCACCAGCAGTGCCATCTTGTTGGACTGTGGAAGCGAGGGACTGCTTCATGCTACCACCAGCTCCACCGCAGCGCTTCAG GACGTAACATCAGGAAACAGTAAACGCCATTTTCACCCGTGCTCGCTGTCCCTGTCGACGAACTCGTCGCCAGGTTACGTAGTGGAAACGAATCCCGTGAGGATACCGATCAGTCTCTGTCTAGTAATCATGCTGATCTACATATGCGGTGGCGCAGTGATGTTCAATCGTCTGGAGGGTTGGAGTCTCTTGGAAGGTGGCTACTTCTGCTTCACCAGCCTCGGAACGATCGGTTTCGGCGACCTGATGCCCGTTGGACGAAATGCCGCGTCCGCCACCCTGGAGGAACTCAGCCTGTGCGCCTGCTCGCTCTACATACTCGCCGGGATGGGCCTGATCGCCATGTGCTTCAACCTCGTCCAGGAGGAGGTG GTGCCGGTCCTGGGCTCAAGGCCGACCTGGACGACGGAGGAGGCACCAGTGACTCGCGATTGTCcgaacaagaagaagaagcgatCGCCATGTCCATGGTGCCAACCTCCTGACAGCATCAGGCCAGGAGTCCCGGGGATGGGAAACTCCTGGCCCACACGTCCAACACTGCCATAA